In Chryseobacterium gotjawalense, the following are encoded in one genomic region:
- a CDS encoding efflux RND transporter periplasmic adaptor subunit, with amino-acid sequence MKILIYSVLLLGLTISCSEDEKDATLQQKPIEVTVSQSRSSSEGAFATASGKLVSKNSINVSTRIMGYITGMKAEVGQNVSAGQLLVSINSADIQAKGGQAGAQISQAQANFNSAKRDYERFSNLYKSQSASQKELDDMRARYEMTKAGLDAAQAMKSEVNAQYRYTNITAPISGVITAKYAEQGDMASPGMPLLTIESPSALKAQVLVSEQNITLIKQGMPVKITLKSTNQEVGGTVAEISRSSANTGGQYLVKVNVSNSANLLSGMFVNVQFPFKNNGKTNQDSQEGVMIPKSALVENGQLTGVYTVSANNTAILRWVKTGKDLGDQVEILSGLNAKEPYIISAQGKLFNGVKVKK; translated from the coding sequence ATGAAAATATTAATTTACTCCGTCCTTTTATTAGGATTAACGATAAGTTGTTCAGAAGACGAAAAAGACGCAACCCTGCAGCAAAAACCCATTGAAGTAACCGTGAGTCAGTCCCGGTCCAGCTCTGAAGGTGCTTTTGCCACCGCAAGCGGAAAATTAGTCTCAAAAAACTCCATAAATGTAAGCACCAGAATAATGGGCTACATAACCGGAATGAAAGCCGAAGTGGGCCAAAACGTAAGCGCCGGACAATTGTTGGTAAGCATCAACAGCGCCGACATTCAGGCAAAAGGCGGACAGGCCGGCGCGCAGATTTCACAGGCGCAGGCAAATTTCAACAGTGCTAAAAGAGACTACGAACGTTTTTCTAATTTATATAAAAGTCAAAGTGCTTCTCAAAAAGAACTCGATGATATGAGAGCGCGTTACGAAATGACAAAAGCAGGATTAGATGCGGCTCAAGCAATGAAAAGTGAAGTGAATGCACAATACAGATACACCAATATTACCGCGCCCATTTCCGGAGTCATTACTGCAAAATATGCCGAACAAGGCGATATGGCAAGTCCGGGAATGCCTTTGCTGACGATCGAATCTCCATCTGCTTTAAAGGCGCAGGTATTGGTTTCTGAGCAAAATATCACTTTAATAAAACAGGGAATGCCTGTGAAAATCACCTTGAAATCAACTAATCAGGAAGTCGGCGGAACAGTTGCGGAAATCAGCAGATCATCCGCAAACACAGGTGGACAATACTTGGTTAAGGTGAATGTCTCCAACAGTGCCAATCTCTTGTCGGGAATGTTTGTGAACGTTCAATTCCCCTTTAAAAATAATGGAAAAACGAATCAGGATTCCCAGGAAGGTGTGATGATTCCCAAATCTGCTTTGGTAGAAAACGGACAATTAACGGGAGTTTATACCGTAAGCGCAAATAATACTGCGATTCTTCGTTGGGTGAAAACCGGAAAAGATTTAGGCGATCAGGTAGAGATTTTATCTGGTCTAAATGCAAAAGAACCGTACATCATTTCTGCACAAGGCAAACTTTTCAACGGAGTGAAAGTAAAAAAATAA
- a CDS encoding efflux RND transporter permease subunit, protein MQEGIAGKIAKVFINSKLTILLMVALMVIGAYSSTLIPREEEPQIIVPMADVMVGYPGANPTEVENRVVKPLEKIISNIKGVEHVHSMAMNGKAMIIVQFYVGEDTERSYVKLYDEMMKNKNIFPKGVYEPLIKTRSIDDVPMLGLTLWSEKYNDFQLRQITEELSSEIKKVKDVSLTNVIGGRSRQLKVIVDKDKMAESNVDALGIMQMILANNGSSQSGSFSSNDQEYLLTTGEFLSSAEEVGNLVIGTSQNMPVYLKQVAKIEDGASSSTNYVNFGYGNATEKGKSFLSEYPAVTLSVSKVKGADAMHISEEILAKVETLKKTLIPNDVHVEVTRNYGETASHKVSELMGHLGIAIVAVTILVMLAMGWRGGLVVFLSVPLTFALTLFSYYMLGYTLNRITLFALVFVVGIVVDDSIIIAENMHRHFHMKKLPFKQAAIFAINEVGNPTILATFTVIAAILPMAFVSGMMGPYMSPMPIGASIAMLLSLFIALTITPYLGFHLLKVKDSEEHKEEQGLETGFIYKIYKKIEQPLLDNGKKRWTMLGVTFILLMISMLAFGAKWVAVKMLPFDNKNEVQVVIDMPEGTTLERTAAATQDIAQYLKTVPEVVNYQSYIGSASPITFNGLVRHYDMRGSSNTADIQVNLLHKEDRNLQSHDIAKVIRPEIHRIAKKYGANVKIVEVPPGPPVLSTIVAEVYGPDYNEQVRIANEVQKILINTDDVVDVDWMVESPQTEFKIVADKEKTMLNGIVPQQIVGNLTYLIGEHSIGNLYDPKSNDAVDIVIKLKDGDKTSISDITDQKIKGQSGMVPVSDLVKVQRETLEKSIYRKDQKRVVYILADMAGGLESPAYAILGMDKKLKNIQLPAGYSLNELYMNPPKDESDYTVKWDGEWQITLEVFRDLGAAFLVVIIIIYMLIVGWFQNFKTPILMMIPIPLSLIGIVLGHWLLGAFFTATSFIGMIALAGIMVRNSILLIDFIEIRLKEGTPIKQAIIEAGAVRTTPILLTTGAVVIGAVVILFDPIFQGLAISLVFGAIISTLLTLIVIPLIYYMSEKDKWL, encoded by the coding sequence ATGCAAGAAGGAATAGCAGGAAAGATTGCCAAAGTCTTTATCAATTCAAAACTCACCATTCTATTAATGGTTGCTTTGATGGTGATTGGCGCATACAGTTCCACTTTAATACCGAGAGAAGAAGAGCCGCAGATCATTGTTCCTATGGCCGATGTAATGGTCGGTTATCCCGGTGCAAATCCCACAGAAGTAGAAAACCGTGTGGTGAAACCTTTGGAAAAAATAATTTCCAACATCAAAGGTGTAGAGCATGTTCACAGCATGGCAATGAACGGAAAAGCCATGATTATCGTACAATTTTACGTGGGCGAAGACACCGAACGTTCTTACGTGAAACTCTACGATGAGATGATGAAGAACAAAAACATCTTCCCAAAAGGAGTGTATGAACCTTTGATAAAAACGCGTTCCATCGACGATGTTCCTATGTTGGGTTTAACGCTTTGGAGCGAAAAATATAACGATTTTCAGTTAAGACAAATTACAGAAGAACTTTCATCTGAAATAAAAAAGGTGAAAGATGTTTCTTTAACTAACGTGATTGGAGGAAGAAGCCGACAGTTAAAAGTAATTGTTGATAAAGATAAAATGGCAGAATCCAATGTAGATGCATTGGGAATTATGCAGATGATTCTGGCGAATAACGGAAGTTCACAATCCGGAAGTTTCTCCAGTAACGATCAGGAATATTTACTCACCACCGGAGAATTTTTAAGTTCTGCCGAAGAGGTGGGAAATCTCGTGATCGGAACTTCGCAAAATATGCCGGTTTATTTGAAACAGGTAGCAAAAATTGAAGACGGTGCTTCCTCTTCCACGAATTATGTAAATTTCGGATATGGAAACGCAACCGAAAAAGGCAAGAGTTTCTTATCAGAATATCCTGCGGTAACGCTTTCTGTTTCGAAAGTTAAAGGTGCAGATGCAATGCATATTTCCGAGGAAATTTTAGCAAAAGTAGAAACTTTAAAGAAAACTCTAATTCCCAATGATGTTCATGTAGAAGTCACCCGGAATTACGGGGAAACTGCGTCTCATAAAGTTTCAGAATTAATGGGACACTTGGGAATCGCCATTGTTGCCGTAACCATTTTGGTGATGCTTGCCATGGGATGGAGAGGCGGATTGGTCGTGTTTCTATCGGTTCCTTTAACTTTTGCTTTAACGCTTTTTTCCTATTATATGTTGGGTTATACGCTCAATAGAATTACGCTTTTCGCCCTGGTTTTCGTAGTGGGAATCGTTGTTGATGACAGTATTATCATTGCAGAAAATATGCACCGGCATTTTCACATGAAGAAATTACCGTTCAAGCAAGCCGCAATTTTCGCCATTAATGAAGTAGGAAATCCTACAATTTTAGCAACATTTACGGTAATTGCAGCGATTTTACCGATGGCATTTGTCTCCGGAATGATGGGACCTTATATGTCGCCAATGCCGATTGGAGCGTCGATTGCGATGTTACTTTCTTTATTTATTGCTTTAACGATTACGCCTTATTTAGGATTCCATTTATTAAAAGTAAAAGATTCTGAAGAACATAAAGAAGAACAGGGTCTGGAAACGGGTTTCATCTACAAAATTTACAAAAAAATTGAGCAACCATTGCTGGATAATGGTAAAAAAAGATGGACGATGCTCGGAGTTACTTTTATATTATTAATGATTTCCATGTTGGCTTTTGGTGCAAAATGGGTGGCGGTAAAAATGCTTCCGTTTGACAACAAAAATGAAGTTCAGGTGGTCATCGATATGCCCGAAGGAACGACTTTAGAACGAACTGCGGCAGCTACACAAGACATCGCGCAATATCTGAAAACCGTGCCGGAAGTGGTGAATTATCAATCTTATATTGGGTCGGCATCTCCCATTACTTTTAATGGATTGGTTCGTCATTACGACATGCGTGGAAGCAGCAATACAGCGGATATTCAGGTGAATCTTTTGCATAAAGAAGACCGGAATCTGCAAAGTCACGATATTGCAAAAGTCATTCGCCCAGAAATTCACAGGATTGCGAAAAAATACGGTGCGAATGTAAAAATTGTAGAAGTTCCGCCAGGACCACCGGTTTTATCCACCATTGTTGCGGAAGTTTACGGTCCGGATTATAACGAGCAGGTGAGAATTGCAAATGAAGTTCAGAAAATCCTCATCAATACGGATGATGTTGTGGATGTGGACTGGATGGTAGAATCGCCACAAACGGAATTCAAAATTGTGGCTGATAAAGAAAAAACAATGTTGAACGGCATTGTTCCACAACAAATTGTAGGAAACCTCACTTATCTGATTGGCGAACATTCCATCGGGAATTTATATGATCCAAAATCCAATGACGCCGTTGATATTGTAATAAAATTAAAAGATGGCGATAAAACCAGTATTTCGGACATTACCGATCAGAAAATAAAAGGTCAAAGCGGAATGGTTCCCGTAAGCGATTTGGTGAAAGTTCAGCGGGAAACTTTAGAAAAATCAATTTACCGAAAAGACCAGAAACGCGTGGTTTATATCCTTGCAGATATGGCTGGAGGATTAGAAAGTCCGGCTTATGCGATTCTCGGAATGGATAAAAAACTGAAAAACATTCAACTTCCGGCAGGATATTCATTGAATGAACTGTACATGAATCCTCCGAAAGATGAATCCGATTACACCGTGAAATGGGACGGAGAATGGCAAATCACTTTGGAGGTTTTCCGGGATTTGGGAGCGGCGTTTTTAGTGGTCATCATCATTATTTATATGTTGATTGTGGGTTGGTTTCAAAACTTCAAAACACCGATTCTGATGATGATTCCAATTCCACTTTCATTAATCGGCATCGTGCTTGGACACTGGTTATTAGGCGCTTTCTTTACGGCAACTTCGTTTATCGGAATGATTGCTTTGGCAGGAATCATGGTGAGAAACTCGATTCTTCTCATTGATTTTATTGAAATCCGCCTGAAGGAAGGAACACCCATTAAACAAGCCATTATTGAAGCTGGAGCGGTAAGAACAACACCAATTTTATTAACTACTGGAGCAGTTGTAATCGGAGCGGTAGTCATTCTCTTCGATCCAATTTTCCAGGGATTGGCAATTTCGCTGGTATTTGGAGCCATTATTTCCACTTTGCTCACGCTGATTGTCATTCCGCTGATTTATTACATGTCTGAAAAGGACAAATGGCTTTAG
- a CDS encoding OsmC family protein, producing the protein MEPHLYNVDITWSKDRQGEMSSPELSTTVEIATPPQFPKGVEGIWSPEHLFTSAVASCLMTTFLSIAENSKLEFTGFTCKSHGKLEQIEGKFLMTEVILEPTVTIANESDREKAERVLQKSEQHCLISNSIKSKVTMKTTIVTL; encoded by the coding sequence ATGGAACCTCATTTATATAACGTAGATATTACCTGGTCGAAAGACCGGCAGGGAGAAATGTCTTCACCGGAACTTTCCACAACCGTAGAAATCGCTACTCCACCGCAATTCCCAAAAGGCGTGGAAGGAATTTGGTCTCCCGAACATTTGTTCACTTCTGCAGTTGCAAGTTGCCTGATGACCACATTTTTATCTATCGCGGAAAATTCCAAATTAGAGTTCACAGGTTTCACGTGCAAATCACACGGAAAACTGGAGCAAATAGAAGGAAAATTCCTAATGACAGAAGTTATTTTGGAACCAACTGTTACCATTGCGAATGAAAGCGACCGTGAAAAAGCAGAACGTGTTTTACAAAAATCTGAGCAGCATTGCTTGATCTCCAATTCAATAAAGTCGAAAGTCACAATGAAAACTACAATCGTCACTCTTTAA
- a CDS encoding P-II family nitrogen regulator, with protein MKLLLITAITEFENEVKNILVKSGAKSFTYHTVQGFKNEKTSNVLENWFASSYSETESLLFTVFASAENSVQILEKIKEFNGKQETLSKIHIALVALEQQF; from the coding sequence ATGAAATTATTACTCATCACGGCCATCACGGAATTTGAAAATGAAGTGAAAAATATATTGGTGAAATCCGGGGCAAAATCTTTCACTTATCACACTGTTCAAGGTTTTAAGAATGAAAAAACCAGCAATGTATTAGAAAATTGGTTCGCCTCTTCCTATTCAGAAACAGAATCTTTGTTGTTCACAGTTTTTGCATCGGCGGAAAATTCCGTTCAAATTCTCGAAAAAATCAAAGAATTCAATGGAAAACAAGAAACACTTTCGAAGATCCACATTGCGCTTGTCGCTTTAGAACAACAATTTTAA
- a CDS encoding rhodanese-like domain-containing protein — MLDTINHLFGFKKTDYADLIKKGAIILDVRSKEEFAGGHIKNSINIPVDQLLKNLSRLKDKNKTIITCCASGMRSASAKTLLVKNGYTDVHNGGGWASLNSKI; from the coding sequence ATGTTAGACACCATTAATCATCTTTTCGGATTCAAAAAAACAGATTACGCAGACCTTATTAAAAAAGGAGCTATTATTTTGGATGTACGCAGCAAAGAGGAATTTGCCGGAGGTCATATCAAAAACTCCATCAACATTCCTGTAGATCAACTTCTGAAAAATCTATCGAGATTGAAAGACAAAAACAAAACCATCATCACGTGTTGCGCTTCCGGAATGAGAAGTGCTTCTGCAAAAACGCTGCTTGTAAAAAATGGCTATACCGATGTTCATAACGGCGGCGGTTGGGCAAGTTTAAACAGTAAAATTTAA
- a CDS encoding amino acid permease, translating to MSNLWRTKPLSQLLSESDETSDGLKKTLSSASLVALGIGAIIGAGLFSITGLAAANYAGPGIMISFIIAAIGCAFAGLCYAEFASMIPVAGSAYTYSYATMGEFIAWIIGWDLVLEYAVGAATVASSWSGYLGKFFSSFGVSLPNNLMMTPFDNYIVDGVAHTGLINLPAVFIVTIMSLILIKGTSESAFVNTLIVILKVSIVIIFIVVGWKYVKPENLQPLIPANTGKFGEYGWSGIIRAAAVVFFAYIGFDAVSTAAQETKDPKKSMPIGIMGSLIICTVLYIIFAYVMVGVVNYKAFTAGGGGDHLAPVAIAIEAMGSVVNGTMVPAYPWLNTTIILAILLGYSSVILVMLMGQSRVFYSMSKDGLLPKVFSEVHAKFRTPYKSNLFFLVFVSLFAAFVPGRVVGEMTSIGTLFAFILVCVGVLVLRKTQPNAPRAFRTPLVPLIPVLGILVCLGMMVFLPFDTWIRLVCWMMIGLDVYLYRGIKNSILGKQNSTTDDPKNYSITAISGFFLVVLLGVLAYLHHQNAEVDDSGLIMFSIGMLIVHTVLYGYYFFKYKK from the coding sequence ATGTCAAATCTTTGGAGAACCAAACCTCTGAGCCAGCTTTTGTCAGAATCTGACGAGACTTCAGACGGATTGAAAAAAACATTGTCTTCCGCTTCGTTGGTGGCTTTGGGAATCGGTGCCATTATTGGTGCCGGATTATTCTCAATCACCGGGCTTGCGGCTGCTAACTACGCCGGGCCTGGAATCATGATTTCCTTTATTATCGCAGCTATTGGCTGTGCTTTTGCCGGATTGTGTTATGCAGAATTTGCCTCAATGATCCCTGTTGCAGGAAGTGCTTATACCTACTCGTATGCCACGATGGGTGAATTTATAGCATGGATTATCGGCTGGGATTTAGTCCTCGAATATGCGGTAGGAGCAGCCACTGTAGCCTCGAGCTGGTCGGGATATCTTGGAAAATTCTTTTCCAGTTTTGGGGTTTCACTGCCTAATAATTTAATGATGACGCCCTTTGACAATTATATAGTCGATGGTGTAGCTCACACAGGTTTAATCAATCTGCCTGCTGTTTTCATTGTAACCATTATGTCCTTGATTTTAATTAAAGGAACAAGCGAATCCGCATTTGTTAATACTTTAATTGTAATTCTTAAAGTTTCCATCGTTATTATCTTTATCGTTGTGGGGTGGAAATATGTAAAACCAGAAAACCTACAACCGCTAATTCCCGCCAATACTGGTAAATTTGGTGAATATGGCTGGTCTGGAATTATACGGGCGGCTGCCGTAGTCTTCTTTGCCTATATTGGTTTTGATGCAGTTTCAACCGCTGCACAGGAAACCAAAGATCCTAAAAAATCGATGCCGATCGGGATTATGGGATCGCTCATTATCTGTACCGTGCTGTATATTATTTTTGCTTACGTAATGGTAGGGGTAGTAAACTATAAAGCATTTACTGCCGGTGGTGGTGGCGATCATTTAGCGCCGGTTGCCATTGCAATTGAAGCGATGGGAAGTGTAGTGAACGGAACAATGGTTCCTGCATATCCCTGGTTGAATACCACGATTATCTTAGCGATTTTGTTGGGGTATTCATCGGTTATTTTGGTAATGTTGATGGGGCAAAGCCGTGTATTCTACTCCATGAGTAAAGATGGTTTGTTGCCAAAAGTTTTCAGCGAAGTTCATGCAAAATTCAGAACTCCTTATAAATCCAATCTTTTCTTCTTGGTTTTTGTGAGTTTGTTTGCGGCTTTCGTACCGGGAAGAGTTGTGGGTGAGATGACCAGTATTGGGACTTTATTTGCCTTTATTTTAGTTTGTGTAGGAGTATTGGTTTTAAGAAAAACACAACCCAATGCGCCGCGTGCGTTCAGAACGCCGCTGGTTCCGTTGATTCCGGTTTTAGGAATACTGGTGTGTCTGGGAATGATGGTTTTCTTACCGTTTGATACCTGGATCCGTTTGGTGTGTTGGATGATGATCGGTCTGGATGTTTATCTCTATCGTGGAATTAAAAACTCTATTTTAGGAAAACAAAACAGCACGACTGACGATCCGAAAAATTATTCTATAACTGCTATTTCCGGTTTTTTCTTAGTCGTACTTTTAGGAGTATTGGCTTATCTGCATCACCAGAATGCAGAAGTTGATGACAGTGGTCTGATCATGTTCTCTATAGGAATGCTTATTGTACACACTGTTTTATATGGATATTATTTCTTTAAATACAAAAAGTAA
- a CDS encoding YgaP family membrane protein: MRNRIIHAFAGTMILASILLTLYMSQNWLWLTGFVGVNLLQSSVTNWCLLDKILTKMGYTNDDTDDL, encoded by the coding sequence ATGAGAAATAGAATAATCCATGCTTTCGCAGGAACCATGATTTTGGCAAGTATACTTTTAACCCTTTATATGAGCCAAAACTGGTTGTGGTTAACAGGATTCGTAGGTGTTAATTTACTGCAGTCCTCAGTGACGAACTGGTGTCTGCTGGATAAGATATTAACAAAAATGGGATATACCAATGACGATACGGATGATTTGTGA
- a CDS encoding Crp/Fnr family transcriptional regulator, whose protein sequence is MVLKDIFQSDLVKEIEESGNLNHFKAGETIVNMDSYIKNIPVVISGSIKVIRTEEDGREILLYYLTPGESCIVSILSGMKNETSKIKAIVEEDADIMLIPADKAKEWVKKYPDWTEFIFDLYQKRFEELLDVVNSVAFQKIDTRLLHLIKQKVQLYKSKEISVTHQQLADELGITREATSRVLKQMEKEHLLILSRNKIELL, encoded by the coding sequence ATGGTTTTAAAAGATATTTTCCAGTCAGATTTAGTGAAAGAAATTGAAGAATCCGGCAACCTGAATCATTTCAAAGCGGGCGAAACTATCGTGAATATGGATTCGTACATCAAAAATATTCCGGTGGTGATTTCCGGAAGTATTAAAGTAATCCGGACCGAAGAAGATGGACGTGAAATCCTGCTCTATTATTTAACTCCGGGGGAAAGCTGCATCGTTTCCATTCTTTCAGGGATGAAAAATGAGACTTCAAAAATCAAAGCCATCGTAGAAGAAGACGCAGATATCATGCTGATTCCTGCAGATAAAGCCAAAGAATGGGTGAAAAAATATCCCGATTGGACCGAGTTTATTTTTGATCTGTACCAAAAACGTTTTGAAGAACTTTTGGATGTGGTCAATTCAGTTGCTTTCCAGAAAATAGATACCCGGCTTTTACACCTTATCAAACAAAAAGTACAGTTATATAAGTCCAAAGAAATTTCGGTTACCCATCAACAACTCGCTGATGAATTGGGCATTACCCGCGAAGCAACAAGCCGGGTGCTGAAACAGATGGAAAAGGAACATCTCCTTATTCTTTCCCGAAATAAAATTGAACTTCTGTGA
- a CDS encoding IS1182 family transposase: MLVQQEKLALSSYSGLYDLIVPRENLLRKINELIDFSFIYDELLNKYCLSNGRNAESPVRMFKYLLLKSIYTVSDVDVVERSRYDMSFKYFLGMTPEENVINPSSLTKFRKLRLKDSDLLSLLIGKTVSIAIEKGIIKSRSIIVDATHTLSRSNPFSTIEALRERSKLLRKTVYQFDDEFKTQMPSKNTDNDLNKELDYCRELEKRIENDPAVCEIPAVKEKLNLLKEMMEDTNEQLVFSKDGDAKTGHKSADSSFFGYKTHLAMSEERIITAAVVTSGEKGDGPELPKLLQMSQDNGMEVDAIIGDAAYSGKENLKLAKEQNIKVVARLNPAITQGFRKDEDQFDYNKDADRFVCPAGHMAIRKARQGKKNKGKNQVDTYYFDIEKCKVCPLNEGCYKAGAKSKTYSVSIKSNFHQEQMAFQESDYYKERSKHRYKIEAKNSELKNVHGYNRAIAYGIENMQMQGAMAIFAVNLKRILKLI, encoded by the coding sequence TTATCTATGATGAGCTTTTGAACAAATATTGTTTAAGCAACGGTCGTAATGCAGAAAGCCCTGTGCGGATGTTCAAATACCTGCTTTTGAAAAGTATTTATACGGTTTCTGATGTAGATGTGGTGGAGCGTTCCCGGTATGATATGTCGTTCAAGTATTTTTTGGGAATGACTCCCGAGGAGAATGTCATTAATCCCAGCTCGCTTACAAAATTCAGAAAACTGCGTTTGAAAGACAGCGATCTGTTAAGTTTACTTATAGGCAAAACTGTGAGCATTGCCATTGAAAAAGGGATCATCAAATCCAGATCAATTATTGTAGACGCGACGCATACCCTGTCCAGAAGTAACCCTTTTTCCACGATAGAAGCATTGCGGGAACGCTCAAAATTACTTCGGAAAACCGTTTATCAGTTTGATGACGAATTTAAAACTCAAATGCCTTCAAAAAACACCGATAATGATCTAAACAAGGAATTGGATTATTGCAGAGAACTCGAAAAACGTATTGAAAACGACCCCGCTGTCTGTGAGATCCCTGCCGTAAAGGAGAAACTAAACCTTCTGAAAGAAATGATGGAAGACACCAACGAGCAATTGGTTTTTTCAAAAGACGGTGACGCCAAAACGGGTCATAAATCCGCTGACAGTTCTTTTTTCGGATACAAAACGCATCTGGCCATGAGCGAAGAGCGCATTATCACGGCAGCCGTTGTAACTTCTGGAGAGAAGGGTGATGGCCCGGAGCTTCCAAAATTATTGCAGATGAGCCAGGATAACGGGATGGAGGTAGATGCCATTATTGGCGATGCCGCTTACAGCGGAAAAGAAAATCTGAAATTAGCAAAGGAACAAAACATCAAAGTGGTCGCCCGACTGAATCCCGCCATCACGCAGGGGTTTCGAAAAGATGAAGATCAGTTTGACTATAATAAAGATGCTGACCGTTTTGTTTGTCCTGCCGGGCACATGGCAATCCGCAAGGCTAGGCAGGGCAAGAAAAACAAAGGGAAAAATCAGGTTGACACTTATTATTTTGATATCGAAAAGTGCAAGGTTTGCCCACTGAACGAAGGCTGCTACAAAGCCGGGGCGAAATCCAAAACCTATTCAGTCTCCATTAAATCAAATTTCCATCAGGAGCAAATGGCTTTTCAGGAAAGCGATTATTACAAAGAAAGATCCAAACACCGCTATAAAATTGAAGCCAAAAACAGCGAACTTAAAAATGTGCACGGCTATAACAGAGCGATTGCCTACGGCATCGAAAACATGCAAATGCAGGGAGCAATGGCTATTTTCGCAGTTAATTTGAAGAGGATACTGAAGTTAATATAG
- a CDS encoding TolC family protein, with protein MKKLLFLLFISTQIFGQDTLQISKKDLEARIEGQNLSVKLANDEVNAAKASLLETRAMYLPNVTASYTGISTNNPLMAFGSKLNQERITMMDFDPAKLNNPDNIFNFATKLEVQQPIFNKDAVYRKKAGEVQVDVLKIKAERTKEYLQFDLNKAYLQLQMAYKVVNVLEEAQQTTLANKKVIDNYYKNGMIQKSEVLYMDVRVSEIENQIQYAKSNVRNASDYLYFLLNEDSKNKVFKPSEKFSYQEHILEENPQLNIDRKDLQAYEKSMEAYHYLIKSSKAKFLPKLNAFGSFELYDNKPYQFDANGYLVGLQLSWNVFDGLKAKSEQEKYRADLSKAQTEIQQYQKQNQLELNKSYRQVLDADRKVSLSKLAWEQSGEAYRIRKNRYAQGLEKSSDLLSAETQMSQKELEHQQAIFEYNSALEYFKFLK; from the coding sequence ATGAAAAAATTATTGTTTTTACTCTTTATTTCTACCCAAATTTTTGGTCAGGATACTCTTCAGATTTCTAAAAAAGATTTAGAAGCCCGAATTGAAGGACAAAATTTATCGGTAAAATTAGCCAACGATGAAGTGAATGCTGCAAAAGCAAGTTTACTGGAAACCAGAGCGATGTATTTGCCTAATGTAACCGCTTCTTACACGGGAATTTCCACCAATAATCCATTGATGGCATTTGGTTCAAAACTGAATCAGGAGCGCATTACGATGATGGATTTTGATCCGGCAAAACTCAACAATCCAGATAATATTTTCAATTTCGCCACGAAACTGGAAGTTCAGCAACCGATTTTTAATAAAGATGCCGTTTATCGGAAAAAAGCGGGCGAAGTTCAGGTAGATGTTTTAAAAATAAAAGCAGAACGAACCAAAGAATATCTTCAGTTCGATTTGAATAAAGCGTATCTCCAGCTGCAAATGGCGTATAAAGTGGTCAACGTTCTGGAAGAAGCCCAACAAACTACGCTTGCCAATAAAAAAGTCATCGACAATTATTACAAAAACGGCATGATTCAGAAATCAGAAGTGTTGTACATGGATGTGCGTGTTTCTGAAATTGAAAACCAGATCCAATATGCAAAATCCAATGTGAGAAACGCTTCGGATTATCTCTATTTTTTGCTAAATGAAGATTCTAAAAACAAAGTATTCAAACCATCCGAGAAATTCTCTTATCAAGAACATATTTTAGAAGAAAATCCCCAACTCAACATCGATAGAAAAGATTTGCAGGCGTATGAGAAATCTATGGAAGCATACCATTATCTCATCAAATCATCGAAAGCGAAATTCTTACCCAAATTAAATGCCTTCGGAAGTTTCGAACTTTATGACAATAAACCCTATCAGTTTGATGCCAACGGATATTTGGTCGGACTGCAGCTTTCCTGGAACGTGTTCGATGGCCTGAAAGCGAAAAGCGAACAAGAAAAATACCGCGCAGATTTATCCAAAGCACAAACTGAAATTCAGCAATACCAAAAACAGAATCAGCTAGAACTCAATAAATCATACCGCCAGGTTTTAGATGCGGACCGAAAAGTTTCCCTTTCCAAATTAGCCTGGGAACAAAGCGGAGAAGCTTATAGAATAAGAAAAAACAGATATGCTCAGGGTTTGGAGAAATCATCAGATTTACTTTCCGCGGAAACCCAAATGTCCCAAAAAGAACTGGAACATCAGCAGGCGATTTTCGAATATAATTCAGCTCTTGAATACTTTAAATTTTTAAAATAA